In Acidianus brierleyi, one genomic interval encodes:
- a CDS encoding CDC48 family AAA ATPase, which translates to MSASSQVQPNQRRELILKVLEARQKDVGRGRVRIDTDMMTQIDVSPGDVVEIEGQRKTAAIAWPLAPEDMTGEKDIIRMDGITRKNAGVSIGDKVVVRKANVKTATSIKLAPSNFSITVDPGFVAYVKKKLKEFPFVEGDTVLIPVLGQAIPFTVIQVRPTGVVMITDETSITISDKPIEQSRYPRVTYEDIGGMKNVIQKIRELVELPLRHPELFKRLGIEPPKGILLYGPPGVGKTLLAKAVANETDAYFTSINGPEIMSKFYGESEQRLREIFDDAKKHAPAIIFVDEIDAIAPKRDEVIGEVERRVVAQLLTLMDGLENRGNVIVIAATNRPNAVDPALRRPGRFDREIEIPLPDKQGRLEILQIHTRNMPLSKDVDLEKMADITHGYTGADLAALVREAAMIALRRYLPMIDISQDKVPPEILEQMEVRMEDFTKAHKEIVPSGFREIYIEVPEVKWNDIGGLGDIKEELREVAEYPLKFQEYYETAGVEPPKGILLFGPPGTGKTMLAKAVATESGANFIAVKGPEVLSKWVGESEKAIREIFRKARMYAPAVIFFDEVDAIAPMRGLSSDTGVTERLVNQMLAEMDGIEKLDNVVIIAATNRPDILDPALLRPGRFEKLIYVPPPDKNARYEILKVHTRKVVLNDDVNLEELSEKTDGYTGADLAALVREAAMIAIREGMRGCITKVSELCPSDDRDCRDTKMKECMSGASIKIEMRHFELAMRKVKPSVTQDMAQFYQNWIEKARQQLPRQVIKPSTFT; encoded by the coding sequence TTGAGTGCTAGTTCTCAGGTTCAACCAAACCAGAGACGTGAGTTAATACTTAAAGTGCTTGAAGCTAGACAAAAAGATGTAGGTAGAGGAAGAGTAAGAATTGACACTGATATGATGACACAAATAGACGTTAGTCCAGGCGATGTAGTAGAAATTGAGGGACAAAGAAAAACTGCAGCAATAGCATGGCCTTTGGCTCCTGAGGATATGACAGGAGAAAAAGATATAATAAGAATGGATGGTATAACAAGGAAAAACGCTGGCGTCTCAATAGGAGATAAGGTGGTAGTAAGAAAAGCTAATGTAAAGACGGCTACTTCTATAAAGTTAGCTCCTTCAAACTTCTCTATAACTGTGGATCCAGGTTTCGTAGCATATGTAAAGAAAAAACTAAAAGAATTTCCTTTCGTAGAAGGAGATACAGTTCTAATACCAGTATTAGGCCAAGCTATACCATTTACTGTTATTCAAGTTAGACCTACAGGAGTAGTAATGATAACTGACGAGACTAGTATAACTATAAGTGATAAACCAATAGAACAGAGTAGGTATCCTAGAGTTACTTATGAAGACATAGGAGGAATGAAGAATGTAATACAGAAGATTAGAGAATTAGTAGAATTGCCATTACGACATCCAGAACTATTTAAGAGACTTGGAATTGAGCCACCAAAAGGGATACTATTATATGGCCCTCCTGGAGTAGGAAAAACATTATTAGCCAAAGCAGTAGCTAATGAAACAGATGCATATTTTACGTCAATTAATGGACCGGAAATAATGAGCAAGTTTTATGGAGAGAGCGAACAAAGATTAAGAGAAATTTTTGATGATGCAAAGAAACATGCACCAGCGATAATATTTGTTGATGAAATAGATGCTATAGCACCTAAAAGAGATGAAGTGATAGGTGAAGTAGAAAGGAGAGTAGTAGCTCAATTACTTACATTAATGGATGGACTAGAAAATAGAGGTAACGTGATAGTAATAGCTGCAACCAACAGACCTAACGCAGTAGATCCAGCTCTTAGAAGACCTGGAAGATTTGATAGAGAAATTGAAATACCTTTACCGGATAAACAAGGTAGACTAGAGATCTTACAGATTCATACTAGAAATATGCCATTATCTAAGGATGTAGATCTAGAAAAGATGGCAGATATAACTCATGGATATACAGGAGCAGACCTAGCAGCATTAGTAAGAGAAGCAGCAATGATAGCATTAAGAAGATATCTACCAATGATAGATATAAGTCAAGATAAAGTTCCACCAGAGATCCTAGAACAGATGGAAGTAAGGATGGAAGATTTTACTAAAGCGCATAAGGAAATTGTACCAAGCGGATTTAGAGAAATATATATCGAAGTTCCAGAAGTAAAGTGGAATGACATAGGAGGACTAGGAGATATTAAAGAAGAATTAAGAGAAGTTGCAGAATATCCTCTTAAATTCCAAGAGTATTATGAGACTGCTGGTGTTGAACCGCCAAAGGGTATACTATTATTTGGCCCACCAGGAACAGGTAAAACAATGTTAGCCAAAGCAGTTGCCACAGAAAGCGGAGCAAACTTCATAGCAGTAAAAGGACCAGAAGTACTATCCAAATGGGTAGGAGAAAGCGAAAAAGCAATAAGAGAAATATTTAGGAAGGCGAGAATGTATGCCCCAGCGGTTATATTCTTTGACGAGGTCGATGCAATAGCTCCTATGAGAGGCTTATCCTCAGATACTGGTGTCACAGAAAGATTAGTAAACCAAATGTTGGCTGAAATGGATGGAATAGAAAAATTAGATAATGTAGTTATAATAGCGGCAACTAATAGACCAGATATACTAGATCCAGCATTACTAAGACCTGGCAGATTTGAAAAACTAATTTATGTACCACCTCCAGATAAAAATGCTAGATATGAAATTTTGAAAGTTCATACAAGAAAGGTAGTTTTAAATGATGATGTAAATCTTGAAGAGCTATCTGAAAAGACTGACGGATATACAGGAGCAGACCTAGCAGCATTAGTAAGAGAAGCAGCAATGATAGCTATAAGAGAGGGAATGAGAGGTTGCATAACTAAAGTTAGTGAATTATGCCCAAGTGATGACAGAGATTGTAGGGATACAAAAATGAAAGAATGCATGAGTGGAGCTAGCATAAAAATAGAAATGAGACATTTTGAACTAGCTATGAGGAAAGTTAAACCATCAGTAACACAAGATATGGCACAATTCTACCAGAATTGGATAGAAAAAGCTAGACAACAATTACCTAGACAAGTAATAAAGCCCAGTACATTCACGTGA
- the fen gene encoding flap endonuclease-1 codes for MGVDLSDLVEDVKAEINLAELRGKKVSIDAYNAIYQFLTAIRQPDGTPLIDSQGKITSHLSGIFYRTINLMENGIIPIYVFDGKPPELKSAELQRRKKIKEEAEKKLEKAKEEGKTTELKKYSQMATRLTNEMADEGKKLLKSMGIPIVEAPSEGEAESAYINAIGLSFATASQDYDSLLFGAKNLIRNLTITGKRKLPNKDIYVEIKPERIELEPLLKKLGITREQLIDIAILIGTDYDPSGIKGIGPKTAYRLIKKYGRIEKIIEANEIPKNSIDFDINQIRQLFLNPNVKKPEENLDLQNPEEQEIIEILVNQHNFNEERVKSALERLNKAIKETKGLSRQTGLDQWF; via the coding sequence ATCGGAGTAGATTTATCTGACTTAGTTGAAGACGTAAAAGCTGAGATAAACTTAGCTGAGTTGCGTGGGAAAAAAGTAAGTATTGATGCATATAATGCAATATATCAATTTTTGACAGCTATACGCCAACCAGACGGTACACCACTTATAGATTCACAAGGTAAAATAACAAGCCACCTTAGTGGAATTTTTTATCGAACCATTAATCTAATGGAAAATGGTATAATACCGATATATGTTTTTGATGGAAAACCACCAGAGCTTAAATCTGCAGAATTACAAAGACGTAAAAAAATAAAAGAAGAAGCGGAAAAGAAGTTAGAGAAAGCAAAAGAAGAGGGAAAAACTACAGAGTTAAAAAAGTATTCTCAAATGGCAACCAGACTTACAAACGAGATGGCAGACGAAGGAAAAAAATTGCTTAAAAGTATGGGTATTCCAATAGTAGAAGCACCGTCTGAAGGTGAAGCGGAATCAGCATATATTAACGCAATAGGATTAAGTTTTGCTACTGCAAGCCAGGATTATGATTCACTATTATTTGGTGCGAAAAATTTGATAAGAAACTTAACTATAACTGGAAAAAGAAAATTACCTAATAAAGACATATACGTCGAAATAAAACCTGAAAGAATTGAACTCGAACCACTACTTAAAAAGCTTGGTATAACAAGAGAACAATTAATAGATATAGCGATTTTAATTGGAACAGATTATGATCCTTCAGGGATAAAAGGAATAGGCCCCAAGACCGCTTATAGGCTAATTAAGAAATATGGAAGAATAGAAAAAATTATTGAAGCGAATGAAATTCCAAAGAATTCTATTGATTTCGATATTAATCAAATAAGGCAACTATTTCTAAATCCGAATGTGAAAAAACCAGAAGAGAATTTAGACTTGCAAAATCCTGAAGAACAAGAAATTATAGAAATTTTAGTAAATCAACATAATTTTAATGAAGAAAGAGTTAAAAGTGCATTAGAAAGATTAAATAAAGCAATAAAAGAAACTAAAGGTCTCTCAAGACAAACTGGACTTGACCAATGGTTTTAA
- a CDS encoding precorrin-2 dehydrogenase/sirohydrochlorin ferrochelatase family protein: MSQLRYFPIFLDLTKFRVLVVGGGRIGSKRALKMSKYCNNVTVYSLEFSQELQESKINLIKGDAKNIDENFLKNYDIIFVATNDQLVNKEICLKAIKQGKLCNNPTDTDISQFIMPIFYSDEDVEIAVTTYGKSSLVSKMILDKIISNILDDTTIRTAIEIMYDIKNYLKKKINDPSIRYRLYHEIFNDNDFEIFIKDNKIIEAKKRAEEIINEYARK, from the coding sequence GTGTCACAATTACGCTATTTTCCAATATTTCTTGATCTTACTAAATTTAGAGTATTAGTAGTAGGAGGAGGAAGAATAGGAAGTAAAAGAGCGTTAAAGATGTCTAAGTATTGCAATAATGTAACAGTATATAGTCTAGAATTTAGTCAGGAATTACAAGAGAGTAAAATTAATTTAATTAAAGGAGACGCGAAAAATATAGATGAGAATTTCCTAAAAAACTATGATATAATATTCGTAGCTACAAATGATCAATTAGTCAACAAAGAAATATGTTTAAAGGCTATAAAACAAGGAAAATTGTGTAATAATCCTACTGATACAGATATATCACAATTCATAATGCCAATCTTTTATAGTGACGAAGACGTTGAAATAGCTGTTACTACTTATGGAAAATCTAGTCTTGTCTCAAAAATGATTTTAGATAAAATAATTAGTAATATCCTAGATGATACTACTATTAGAACAGCAATTGAAATTATGTATGACATAAAGAATTATCTTAAGAAAAAAATAAATGACCCCTCAATAAGATATAGGTTATATCACGAAATTTTCAATGATAATGATTTTGAAATTTTTATTAAAGATAATAAAATAATAGAAGCTAAAAAGAGAGCAGAGGAGATAATAAATGAATATGCTAGAAAATGA
- a CDS encoding glutamyl-tRNA reductase has protein sequence MNMLENELNKRYYALIYTYKTIGLENLSSHYLRESEIKALASHFDGEMILLQTCNRIELYLYTKSENNISYFLEYLDKIHGKNISSDALLLTGKEVAKHLFEVAAGIDSLSIGEYEILSQIKLAVSNSNRLGISGKCLNTLFERAIKIGRRVRTSTNISRGKVGIYSLAIELVKSKFGNLDGKKIAIIGAGDIGKKLAFMLYKENVTNVTILNRTPEKAKEIAEKYGFKYASLDFNLIDNYDIVFVAIFYPGKITVQGENIIIDLSSPTVFRGKNVITMEELQGLSKEYLAQRMKEISYAKQIISDGIEEFLRDYENIRYNEIVSNIMSRIEEIRETEISKAIRKISDNNAQEILDAMTKSMIKKIFAPLLDKIRIALENGDTNYINYILELFNNGKLPDIKTEEIKE, from the coding sequence ATGAATATGCTAGAAAATGAACTAAATAAAAGGTATTATGCATTAATATATACCTACAAAACTATTGGTCTAGAAAATTTAAGTAGTCACTACTTGCGAGAATCTGAAATAAAAGCTTTAGCTTCACACTTTGATGGAGAAATGATTTTATTACAAACTTGTAATAGAATAGAACTCTATTTGTACACAAAAAGTGAGAATAATATAAGTTATTTCCTTGAATATTTAGATAAAATACATGGTAAAAATATAAGCTCTGACGCATTATTACTTACTGGGAAGGAGGTTGCTAAGCATTTATTTGAAGTAGCAGCAGGTATAGATTCACTATCAATTGGGGAATATGAAATATTAAGCCAGATTAAGTTAGCAGTATCTAATTCTAATAGACTTGGAATATCTGGTAAATGCCTAAATACGCTTTTTGAAAGAGCCATAAAAATTGGCAGAAGAGTAAGAACATCTACAAATATTTCTCGTGGAAAAGTCGGAATATATTCACTAGCTATAGAACTAGTTAAATCAAAATTTGGAAATCTTGATGGCAAAAAAATAGCAATCATAGGTGCTGGAGATATAGGGAAAAAATTAGCTTTTATGTTGTATAAGGAAAACGTAACAAATGTAACAATATTAAATAGAACCCCAGAAAAAGCTAAAGAAATAGCAGAAAAATATGGGTTTAAGTATGCTAGTCTTGATTTTAATCTAATAGACAATTATGATATAGTATTCGTTGCTATATTTTACCCTGGCAAGATTACCGTACAAGGAGAAAATATCATAATAGACTTATCTTCACCTACTGTATTTCGAGGAAAAAATGTAATAACAATGGAAGAATTACAAGGATTATCTAAAGAATATTTAGCACAAAGAATGAAAGAAATATCATATGCAAAACAGATTATAAGTGATGGAATAGAAGAATTCTTAAGAGATTATGAAAATATAAGATATAATGAGATTGTATCAAATATAATGTCTAGAATAGAGGAAATTAGAGAAACAGAAATATCTAAAGCTATAAGAAAAATTAGTGATAATAATGCTCAAGAAATTCTTGATGCTATGACCAAATCAATGATAAAGAAAATATTTGCTCCGTTACTAGATAAAATAAGGATTGCACTAGAGAATGGCGACACAAACTACATTAACTACATTTTAGAATTATTCAATAATGGTAAACTTCCCGATATTAAGACCGAGGAGATTAAGGAATAA
- the hemB gene encoding porphobilinogen synthase: MVNFPILRPRRLRNNKLIRDLVAETSISEKDLVLPIFIKEDIITPEKIESMPGVLRYPPDDSLIKYVEESYSNGIRYFILFGVPKYKDDIASSAYDKNGIIQKSVRLLKETFDDKIIVITDECTDEYTSHGHCGIVKSIKNSYYVDNDESLKIHAKIALSQAEAGSDVIAPSSMMDGVVGAIRKELDNAGFQNTLIMSYSAKYASTFYSPFREAAYSKPAFGDRKSYQMDPRNSEEAIKEVALDIEEGADIIMVKPAHTYLDVISLVKNSFPEYPLAAYHVSGEYSMIKAAALNGWIDERIAVLEITTAIKRAGANLILTYYANEIAKWLKEEMPF, from the coding sequence ATGGTAAACTTCCCGATATTAAGACCGAGGAGATTAAGGAATAATAAGCTTATTAGAGATTTAGTAGCAGAAACTTCTATATCTGAAAAAGATCTAGTTCTACCAATATTCATTAAAGAAGATATCATTACGCCAGAGAAAATCGAGAGTATGCCTGGAGTGCTTAGATATCCTCCAGATGACTCCCTTATAAAATATGTAGAAGAATCTTATTCTAATGGAATAAGATATTTTATATTATTTGGTGTGCCAAAATATAAAGACGATATAGCTAGCTCAGCATATGATAAAAATGGAATTATACAAAAATCTGTTAGATTACTAAAAGAAACGTTTGACGACAAAATCATAGTAATTACAGATGAATGTACAGATGAGTATACCTCCCACGGTCATTGTGGAATAGTGAAATCTATAAAAAATAGTTATTACGTTGATAATGATGAAAGTCTTAAGATACATGCTAAAATAGCATTATCTCAAGCAGAAGCAGGATCTGATGTTATAGCACCTTCTAGTATGATGGATGGAGTAGTAGGTGCAATAAGGAAAGAATTAGATAATGCTGGCTTCCAAAATACATTAATTATGTCCTACAGCGCTAAGTACGCTTCTACTTTTTATTCGCCATTTAGAGAAGCTGCATACTCTAAACCTGCTTTTGGTGATAGGAAAAGTTATCAAATGGATCCAAGAAACTCGGAAGAGGCTATAAAAGAAGTTGCACTCGATATAGAGGAAGGAGCTGATATAATTATGGTAAAACCTGCTCATACATATCTTGATGTAATAAGCCTAGTTAAGAATAGCTTTCCAGAGTATCCTTTAGCTGCGTATCATGTTAGTGGCGAATATTCTATGATAAAAGCCGCTGCACTAAATGGATGGATCGATGAGAGAATTGCAGTATTAGAAATTACTACTGCGATTAAAAGAGCAGGAGCTAATTTAATCCTGACATATTATGCAAACGAAATAGCTAAATGGTTAAAAGAGGAGATGCCGTTTTGA
- the hemL gene encoding glutamate-1-semialdehyde 2,1-aminomutase, translated as MVKRGDAVLNKDLWREALNLFAGGVNSPVRAAVKPQPFYTDHAYGPFLFTENNKKIVDYVLGYGPLILGHSPQQVKEKVIDQINKGWLYGTPSKVEIKLAEKISQHIRTVEKIRFVNSGTEATMNAIRLARGYTKREKIIKFDGNYHGAHDYALVDAGSAATEFGVPISDGIPKDVLKTVLLCNYNDLDCVENFLKKEDIAAVILEPIMGNMGVIPADQDFLEGLRELTKTYNSLLIFDEVITGFRVGLEGAQGLYEVYPDLTTLGKIIGGGFPIGAIGGKKEIIDNFTPNGRVFNAGTFNANPVSMAAGLATIEELEKGKPYDIANAAAREIVEELDKIPIFHTINSVKSMFQIFFGIEEVHNAKDARNANKEKYIEFQRKLLDNDIFFPPSQYETIFTSAAHTDEIVSLTIERIKKIASEIK; from the coding sequence ATGGTTAAAAGAGGAGATGCCGTTTTGAATAAGGATCTATGGAGAGAGGCCTTAAATTTATTTGCTGGAGGAGTTAATTCTCCAGTTAGGGCTGCAGTTAAACCTCAACCTTTCTATACTGATCATGCATATGGACCATTCCTATTCACTGAAAATAATAAGAAAATAGTTGATTACGTGCTAGGATATGGGCCATTAATATTAGGACATTCACCCCAACAAGTAAAAGAGAAGGTTATTGACCAAATTAATAAAGGATGGCTTTATGGCACGCCTTCAAAAGTAGAAATAAAGTTGGCAGAGAAGATATCGCAACATATTAGAACTGTAGAAAAAATAAGGTTTGTAAATAGTGGAACAGAAGCTACTATGAATGCTATAAGATTAGCAAGAGGTTACACAAAGAGAGAGAAAATCATAAAATTTGACGGAAATTATCATGGGGCTCATGATTATGCGTTAGTGGATGCTGGTAGTGCTGCTACAGAATTCGGAGTTCCAATCTCTGACGGAATACCAAAAGACGTTCTTAAAACAGTACTACTATGTAACTATAACGACCTAGACTGTGTTGAAAATTTTCTTAAAAAAGAGGACATTGCTGCAGTAATATTAGAACCAATAATGGGAAATATGGGTGTTATTCCAGCCGATCAAGATTTTCTAGAAGGATTGAGAGAGCTTACTAAGACATATAATTCGTTGCTAATATTTGATGAAGTAATAACTGGATTTAGAGTGGGTCTAGAAGGTGCACAAGGACTCTATGAAGTTTATCCTGATCTAACCACACTAGGTAAAATTATAGGAGGAGGTTTTCCTATAGGCGCAATAGGAGGTAAAAAAGAGATAATAGATAATTTCACACCAAATGGGAGAGTTTTTAACGCTGGAACGTTTAATGCAAATCCAGTCTCTATGGCAGCTGGATTAGCTACAATAGAAGAATTAGAAAAGGGTAAGCCATACGATATAGCTAATGCTGCTGCAAGAGAAATAGTTGAAGAACTAGACAAGATCCCTATTTTCCATACAATAAATTCTGTAAAAAGTATGTTTCAGATATTTTTTGGTATAGAAGAAGTTCATAATGCAAAAGATGCTAGAAATGCAAACAAAGAGAAATATATAGAGTTCCAGAGAAAACTACTTGATAATGATATATTCTTCCCTCCAAGCCAATATGAAACAATATTCACATCTGCAGCACATACTGACGAAATAGTATCTCTAACAATTGAAAGAATTAAGAAGATTGCAAGTGAAATTAAATGA
- the hemC gene encoding hydroxymethylbilane synthase produces MKIKIAARNSLLSKVQVNIVEAKLHDMGIETEFIGVKTKADYFISEPLYRLGQGVFEKEVNEYVINGEADIAVHSMKDLTTELDNRLCILATIKRDSPYDALVGSKDIYKIESKSVVGTSSIRRKNFITFLRNDLEVKDLRGNIDTRIRKLQNKEYDAIIVAEAAIKRLKLDVQYQQLNPIDFTPEINQGIIAIVGKKSRKELSTIRELDDKNTRDEATAERNASRIVGGGCHSPIGIFFKKEDNSLFGIASFSNGKRKITVEISSNKEPNIVGIELGKKLLEEMKNEGITI; encoded by the coding sequence ATGAAAATTAAAATAGCTGCAAGAAATTCATTATTAAGCAAAGTTCAAGTTAATATAGTAGAGGCTAAACTTCATGACATGGGAATAGAAACAGAATTTATAGGAGTTAAGACTAAGGCAGATTACTTCATTTCAGAACCACTATATAGGCTAGGCCAAGGCGTGTTTGAAAAAGAGGTAAATGAATATGTAATTAATGGTGAAGCAGACATTGCAGTGCATAGTATGAAGGACCTAACTACAGAATTAGATAATAGACTATGTATTCTAGCTACAATAAAGAGAGATTCGCCCTATGATGCGCTAGTAGGTAGTAAAGATATATATAAAATAGAATCTAAATCAGTGGTAGGCACTAGTAGCATTAGAAGAAAAAATTTTATAACATTTTTGAGGAACGACCTGGAAGTAAAAGATCTAAGAGGAAATATAGATACACGAATAAGGAAATTGCAAAATAAAGAATACGATGCTATTATAGTTGCTGAAGCAGCTATTAAAAGATTAAAATTAGATGTTCAATATCAACAGTTAAATCCAATTGATTTTACACCCGAAATAAACCAGGGAATAATAGCAATAGTTGGAAAAAAGAGCAGAAAAGAATTATCGACAATAAGGGAGCTAGACGATAAGAATACAAGAGATGAGGCTACTGCAGAAAGGAACGCTTCTCGTATAGTAGGTGGAGGGTGTCACTCACCTATAGGTATATTTTTCAAAAAAGAAGATAACTCGCTGTTTGGCATAGCTAGTTTCAGTAATGGTAAAAGAAAAATTACAGTAGAAATATCATCAAATAAAGAACCAAATATAGTTGGAATCGAATTAGGCAAAAAACTTTTAGAAGAGATGAAAAATGAAGGTATTACTATTTAG
- a CDS encoding uroporphyrinogen-III synthase, whose amino-acid sequence MKVLLFSPSLSENIHNKDIEIINIPLFEIKCISYKKDFDDYEAIAFTSKNAVKCFDDWDKVKNKKIFAIGKPTSELIREKGFNSIYPSEYDSIHLSNLILESGIKSLVAFRSSKASADMKSILSNKIAYMEIYDYKTTIIKENVKKAKEELKKCNVNIVALTSSEIARTIASFLNNCYKIISIGPMTTKTISLLRPDLKIIESNEHDFEGIIRKVLGE is encoded by the coding sequence ATGAAGGTATTACTATTTAGTCCTTCATTAAGCGAAAATATACATAATAAAGATATAGAAATAATAAATATACCACTATTTGAAATAAAATGTATTTCATATAAAAAAGACTTTGATGATTATGAAGCGATAGCATTTACAAGCAAAAATGCCGTAAAATGTTTTGATGATTGGGATAAAGTTAAAAATAAAAAAATATTCGCTATAGGTAAGCCTACTTCCGAGTTAATAAGAGAAAAAGGATTTAATTCAATTTATCCTAGTGAATACGATAGTATTCATCTATCAAATCTAATCCTTGAAAGTGGAATTAAGTCACTAGTAGCATTTAGAAGTAGTAAAGCTTCTGCAGATATGAAGTCTATTCTCTCAAATAAAATTGCCTACATGGAAATATATGATTATAAAACTACGATTATCAAGGAGAATGTAAAAAAGGCAAAGGAAGAGCTAAAGAAATGTAATGTTAATATAGTAGCATTAACTAGTTCTGAAATAGCTAGAACCATAGCTAGTTTTTTAAATAATTGCTATAAGATAATAAGCATAGGGCCAATGACTACGAAAACTATAAGCCTTCTTAGGCCGGATCTTAAGATAATTGAAAGCAATGAGCATGATTTTGAAGGAATAATAAGGAAAGTTTTGGGGGAATAG
- a CDS encoding alkaline phosphatase family protein: MKFLLIIIDGMAYHLFERFVYNLNTFSKLAEEGSYGPLESTYPSITPVALASIVTGLNPKNNGVTGPRIFVKGRTISSPLTAYNSYSLIAEPIWSILGKKGFKVIVTSSPQALPDIWKNNNVILFDPYKAKIKKCSEGKVINEGENEFLNKKWILKKSGDSFQLTLETPTGPLDIKANQDEWIGPIEILANCNNRDVKGIVFLHFRVNNVYISPPSFLTNWGNNESLVNEVWEKISKKVGMLLDGDYKSLSKGLITLEEYIKTAELSFNFFYEYSNFILRKTEWDLGITYLPIVDNFQHLFYGIDDGKSLDYIFSAYKMAEKFVNSLLDLADNLAIVSDHGIMKAKKRVYVNKILQKINVLRVDENKIDWKRTKAFYAGGGIIRINLVGREEKGIVKKEEYPKLVNYIVKNLENYVDPSSNEKIFPIIYEKQTPAGDREGDIELTIAEMYSMSSNNEKDKEIEDIIPYKNSSGDHGYYRKDDLYGIIILYGKNIARNRKINAKLVDIVPTILKVFNVNYNKLDGKPILDAIK, translated from the coding sequence TTGAAATTTTTATTAATAATCATTGATGGTATGGCTTATCATTTATTTGAGAGATTCGTTTATAACTTAAACACTTTTAGCAAATTGGCAGAAGAAGGATCATATGGCCCATTAGAGAGTACTTATCCTTCCATAACTCCAGTAGCACTAGCATCGATAGTTACAGGACTAAATCCTAAGAATAATGGAGTTACAGGGCCTAGAATATTTGTAAAAGGTAGAACAATCTCCTCTCCTTTAACAGCATATAATAGTTACTCATTAATCGCAGAACCTATATGGAGCATTTTAGGTAAAAAAGGATTTAAGGTTATAGTAACGTCATCACCTCAAGCGCTTCCAGACATATGGAAAAATAATAACGTTATATTATTTGATCCTTACAAGGCTAAAATCAAGAAATGTAGTGAAGGTAAAGTCATTAATGAAGGAGAAAATGAGTTTCTAAATAAGAAATGGATATTAAAAAAATCGGGTGACTCATTCCAGCTTACTTTAGAAACTCCAACAGGTCCTTTAGATATAAAGGCTAATCAAGATGAATGGATAGGACCAATAGAAATTCTTGCAAATTGCAACAACAGAGACGTAAAAGGTATAGTTTTTCTACATTTTAGAGTAAATAATGTTTACATAAGTCCTCCGAGCTTCTTGACAAATTGGGGGAATAACGAGTCTCTCGTTAACGAAGTATGGGAAAAAATATCTAAAAAAGTTGGAATGTTACTCGATGGAGATTATAAATCACTAAGTAAAGGTCTAATAACTTTAGAGGAATATATTAAAACCGCAGAATTGTCTTTTAATTTCTTTTATGAATATTCAAACTTTATTTTGAGAAAAACCGAATGGGATCTAGGAATAACATATCTTCCAATAGTAGATAACTTTCAACATTTATTTTATGGAATAGACGATGGAAAATCATTAGATTACATATTTTCTGCATATAAAATGGCTGAAAAATTCGTAAATTCATTACTAGATTTAGCAGATAATTTAGCAATAGTTTCAGATCACGGAATTATGAAAGCTAAAAAACGAGTATATGTTAATAAAATATTACAGAAAATTAATGTACTTAGAGTAGATGAGAATAAAATAGACTGGAAGAGAACAAAAGCTTTTTACGCCGGCGGTGGAATAATAAGAATAAATCTAGTTGGAAGAGAAGAAAAAGGTATAGTGAAAAAAGAGGAATATCCAAAACTAGTAAATTATATAGTTAAAAACTTAGAAAATTATGTTGATCCTTCTAGTAATGAAAAAATATTTCCAATAATTTATGAAAAACAAACTCCTGCAGGGGATAGAGAAGGAGATATAGAACTGACAATTGCAGAAATGTATTCTATGAGCTCTAATAATGAAAAAGATAAAGAAATAGAAGATATAATACCATATAAAAATTCAAGTGGTGATCATGGATATTATAGAAAGGACGATCTTTATGGGATAATAATTCTTTATGGAAAAAATATAGCACGTAATAGAAAAATTAACGCTAAATTGGTAGATATTGTACCAACGATTTTAAAAGTATTTAATGTAAACTATAATAAGTTAGATGGAAAGCCTATCTTAGATGCTATAAAATGA